The following are encoded in a window of Panicum virgatum strain AP13 chromosome 5N, P.virgatum_v5, whole genome shotgun sequence genomic DNA:
- the LOC120675147 gene encoding 1-aminocyclopropane-1-carboxylate synthase 7-like — MGGKLLLDAGHEASSPILSKVATSGLHGEDSPYFAGWKAYDENPYDAASNPGGVIQMGLAENQVSFDLLEGYLRDHQEAAGWGGAAAGSGVASFRDNALFQDYHGLKAFRKAMASFMEKIRGGKASFDPDRIVLTAGATAANELLTFILANPGDALLIPTPYYPGFDRDLRWRTGVNIVPVHCDSANGFQVTVAALQAAYEEAEAAGMRVRAVLLTNPSNPLGTTVKRSVLEDVLDFVSRKNIHLISDEIYSGSVFAAPDLVSVAELVEARARRGDGAAVAGRVHIVYSLSKDLGLPGFRVGVVYSYNDAVVTTARRMSSFTLVSSQTQKTLAAMLSDGAFAAAYIRTNRERLRARHDHIVAGLARAGVPCLRGNAGLFVWMDMRRLLAEPTVAGELRLWDRMLREVKLNISPGSSCHCSEPGWFRVCFANMSLDTLDVALARMSRFMDRRNKERTMSTQQEHN; from the exons ATGGGTGGCAAGCTGTTGCTCGATGCCGGCCACGAGGCGTCGTCACCTATCCTGTCGAAGGTGGCCACCTCCGGCCTCCACGGCGAGGACTCCCCGTACTTCGCCGGGTGGAAAGCCTATGACGAGAACCCCTACGACGCCGCCTCCAACCCGGGTGGCGTCATACAGATGGGCCTCGCCGAGAACCAGGTCTCGTTCGACCTCCTGGAGGGGTACCTCAGGGACCACCAGGAGGCGGCGGGctggggcggcgccgccgccggctcgggTGTCGCCAGCTTCAGGGACAACGCTCTGTTCCAGGACTACCACGGCCTCAAGGCCTTCAGGAAG GCAATGGCGAGCTTCATGGAGAAGATAAGGGGCGGCAAGGCGAGCTTTGACCCCGACCGCATCGTGCTCACcgccggcgcgacggcggccaaCGAGCTGCTCACCTTCATCCTGGCCAACCCGGGGGACGCGCTGCTCATCCCGACCCCTTACTACCCTGG cttCGATAGGGACTTGCGGTGGAGGACGGGGGTGAACATCGTGCCGGTCCACTGCGACAGCGCGAACGGGTTCCAGGTCACCGTCGCCGCGCTCCAGGCGGCGTacgaggaggccgaggccgccggGATGCGCGTCCGCGCCGTCCTGCTCACCAACCCGTCCAACCCGCTCGGCACCACCGTGAAGCGATCGGTCCTCGAGGACGTGCTCGACTTCGTGTCCCGCAAGAACATCCACCTCATCTCCGACGAGATCTACTCGGGCTCCGTCTTCGCGGCGCCGGACCTCGTCAGCGTGGCGGAGCTCGTCGaggcccgcgcgcgccgcggcgacggcgccgccgtcgcggggcGCGTGCACATCGTCTACAGCCTGTCCAAGGACCTGGGCCTCCCGGGGTTCCGCGTCGGCGTGGTGTACTCGTACAACGACGCCGTGGTCACCACCGCGCGGCGCATGTCCAGCTTCACGCTCGTGTCGTCGCAGACGCAGAAGACGCTCGCCGCCATGCTCTCCGACGGCGCGTTCGCCGCCGCCTACATCCGCACCAACCGCGAGCGCCTCCGGGCGCGCCACGACCACATCGTCGCCGGGCTGGCCCGCGCCGGCGTGCCGTGCCTGCGCGGCAATGCCGGGCTGTTCGTGTGGATGGACATGCGGCGGCTGCTCGCCGAGCCgaccgtcgccggcgagctgagGCTGTGGGACCGGATGCTGCGCGAGGTGAAGCTCAACATCTCGCCGGGCTCGTCGTGCCACTGCTCGGAGCCCGGGTGGTTCAGGGTGTGCTTCGCCAACATGAGCTTGGACACGCTGGATGTTGCACTCGCAAGGATGAGCCGATTCATGGACAGGCGGAACAAGGAAAGAACGATGTCAACGCAGCAAGAACACAATTAG